A window of the Actinobacillus genomosp. 1 genome harbors these coding sequences:
- a CDS encoding YadA-like family protein translates to MYIQFGLSDERVEELKEDAKNYPREAQWFTEGGGVLQSQEQDKVLEGQQIGERVSSIIDAYDEGEPFRVKNSPVKYPADLTPISELTIQLERGVKYSLKNFFLRGTSLPSAKGIGPTLLAPYDPLNNERDAKAQSNLAGATAYGTDSEAKGLMSTALGFGSLSLNNFATAIGAYATAEGQDSTAVGKFSHALGQSSSAYGHLASAQGLASSAFGHLAIAEGESATATGHLAVAQGDRSSAYGNGAKAAGEQSSAVGYLSTAEGDKSSAFGSYANALSESSSAYGFSSIAKEIGASAYGTLSIANDKGASAYGTLSIANGEGASAYGHNAFAEWNAASAYGENSYATGGASAFGHSSQASGWYSSAFGSRSISEGSASSAFGDSAMAEGDHSSAFGSSAMAVGSTSSAYGHKAISYGRGSSAYGNNAFAYASSASAFGISSQALDFASAAYGAGAYSLGKASTAIGMFAHANGSFSSAFGAMSKADSEFSTATGFSARADELYTTATGAFSHAEKASASAYGNFSSATGEAASAFGYLAMAHQNNATAMGSIALAEGNNATAIGTHTIAKLDNSVALGSESDTGDQAAFDKVKEAKFAENLKAKVDNQDVTTDWAGKTAHSVVSVGRDEYKDKDKSIASLERRITHVAAGNITANSTDAINGSQIYSIVKALKDFVQPAPNPAPNPNPVPNPNPAPNPTETVKVEGSGNISVTTVNKTATVSLNKDVNLGESGSLVAGDTKVSDKGISFADSLVSLTSDGLNNGDKKVTNVAAGEVSANSKDAVNGTQLHATNQNVTNLQNEVAKGWNLETTTVDGSVSKSNVKMGDTVKVKAGNNIEITQNGSNIAIATSKTPSFDSVKVGKGDNTATIETVKDNYGSALKVSGANGQSTRITNLADGKADSDAVNVGQLKRATNNINRRLDRVNKDLRAGIAGAMAMGNLYQANMPGKSMVSAGVGTYKDQGAIAVGYSRLSDNGNIGVKISVNGNTRGDTGAAASFGYQW, encoded by the coding sequence ATGTATATACAATTTGGTCTCAGTGATGAAAGGGTAGAAGAGTTAAAAGAAGATGCGAAAAATTACCCAAGAGAAGCTCAGTGGTTTACAGAAGGCGGTGGTGTTTTACAGTCGCAAGAACAAGATAAGGTACTTGAAGGTCAGCAGATAGGTGAAAGAGTAAGTAGTATAATTGATGCATATGATGAGGGAGAGCCATTCCGTGTTAAGAACAGCCCTGTTAAGTACCCTGCTGACCTAACACCAATAAGCGAATTAACTATTCAACTAGAGCGAGGAGTAAAATATAGCTTAAAGAACTTTTTCTTAAGAGGCACATCACTGCCTTCCGCTAAAGGAATTGGTCCGACTCTTTTAGCTCCTTATGATCCGCTGAATAATGAAAGAGATGCGAAAGCTCAAAGTAATCTAGCCGGTGCTACAGCTTATGGAACGGATTCTGAAGCTAAGGGGTTAATGTCCACAGCTTTAGGTTTTGGTTCTTTATCTTTAAATAACTTTGCGACCGCTATCGGTGCTTATGCTACGGCTGAAGGACAAGATTCTACGGCGGTGGGTAAATTTTCTCATGCTTTGGGACAATCCTCTTCGGCTTATGGTCATCTAGCTAGTGCCCAAGGATTAGCATCTTCCGCATTCGGGCATTTAGCAATTGCCGAAGGCGAATCAGCTACCGCAACAGGACACCTTGCAGTAGCTCAAGGTGACCGTTCTTCCGCTTATGGTAACGGTGCGAAAGCTGCCGGTGAACAGTCTTCAGCGGTAGGTTATCTATCTACGGCGGAAGGCGATAAGTCATCCGCTTTCGGTTCTTATGCGAATGCACTTAGCGAAAGTAGTTCGGCTTATGGGTTCTCATCTATAGCTAAAGAGATTGGAGCTTCCGCTTATGGGACTTTATCTATAGCGAATGATAAAGGGGCTTCCGCTTATGGGACTTTATCTATAGCGAATGGTGAAGGGGCTTCCGCTTACGGCCATAATGCATTCGCTGAATGGAATGCTGCATCAGCTTATGGGGAAAACTCATATGCTACTGGAGGAGCCTCTGCATTCGGTCACTCATCTCAAGCAAGTGGGTGGTATTCTTCTGCTTTCGGTAGTCGCTCAATATCAGAAGGTAGCGCTTCCTCTGCTTTTGGTGATTCGGCAATGGCAGAAGGAGATCATTCTTCCGCTTTTGGTAGCTCTGCAATGGCAGTAGGGAGCACTTCTTCAGCTTATGGTCATAAAGCGATCTCTTATGGCCGAGGTTCTTCAGCTTATGGTAATAATGCATTTGCTTATGCTAGTAGCGCTTCTGCATTCGGTATAAGTAGTCAGGCATTAGATTTTGCTTCTGCCGCTTATGGTGCGGGAGCATATTCATTAGGTAAGGCTTCCACTGCGATAGGGATGTTTGCTCACGCCAATGGTTCATTCTCATCGGCATTCGGTGCCATGTCAAAAGCTGACAGTGAATTTTCAACAGCAACAGGATTCTCGGCAAGAGCCGATGAATTATATACAACCGCTACTGGTGCTTTTTCGCACGCAGAAAAAGCATCCGCTTCGGCTTACGGGAATTTCTCTAGTGCGACGGGTGAAGCTGCTTCGGCATTCGGTTATTTAGCAATGGCGCACCAAAATAATGCTACTGCAATGGGTAGTATTGCATTAGCCGAAGGAAATAACGCTACTGCGATTGGTACGCACACCATCGCTAAGTTAGATAATAGCGTGGCTTTAGGCAGTGAGTCCGATACCGGAGATCAAGCTGCATTCGATAAAGTAAAAGAAGCAAAATTCGCAGAAAACTTGAAAGCCAAAGTAGATAATCAGGATGTAACTACAGACTGGGCAGGTAAAACGGCGCACTCTGTTGTTTCCGTAGGTAGAGATGAATATAAAGATAAAGATAAAAGTATCGCTAGTTTAGAACGTCGTATTACTCATGTAGCGGCAGGGAATATTACTGCAAACTCAACGGATGCGATTAACGGTTCTCAAATTTATTCTATCGTGAAAGCGCTTAAGGATTTCGTACAACCTGCGCCAAATCCGGCACCGAATCCTAACCCGGTACCAAACCCTAACCCGGCACCGAATCCGACCGAAACTGTAAAAGTTGAAGGCAGTGGCAATATTTCGGTTACCACCGTAAATAAAACCGCAACCGTTAGCCTAAATAAAGATGTGAATTTAGGTGAAAGCGGTAGTTTGGTTGCCGGTGATACTAAAGTTTCTGACAAAGGTATAAGTTTTGCCGACTCACTGGTAAGCTTAACTTCGGACGGTCTAAATAACGGAGATAAAAAAGTTACTAATGTTGCGGCGGGAGAAGTTAGCGCAAACAGCAAGGATGCGGTAAACGGAACCCAATTACATGCAACAAACCAAAATGTGACGAACTTACAAAATGAAGTCGCAAAAGGTTGGAATCTTGAAACGACTACTGTGGACGGCTCCGTAAGCAAATCTAACGTTAAGATGGGAGATACCGTTAAAGTGAAAGCGGGTAATAATATCGAAATCACTCAAAACGGTTCAAATATCGCTATTGCAACATCTAAAACACCAAGTTTCGATTCGGTGAAAGTAGGTAAAGGCGATAACACGGCAACTATCGAAACCGTAAAAGATAATTACGGCTCTGCACTTAAAGTAAGCGGTGCGAACGGTCAATCTACTCGAATCACTAATTTAGCAGACGGTAAAGCCGATAGTGATGCAGTTAATGTAGGTCAATTGAAACGTGCTACCAATAATATTAACCGTAGACTTGATCGCGTAAACAAAGATTTACGTGCAGGTATTGCAGGTGCAATGGCAATGGGAAATCTATATCAAGCTAATATGCCTGGTAAATCTATGGTTTCTGCGGGTGTAGGTACTTATAAAGATCAAGGCGCAATTGCAGTAGGTTATTCTCGTTTATCGGATAACGGTAATATCGGTGTGAAAATCTCTGTAAACGGTAATACTCGTGGAGATACCGGTGCGGCGGCAAGTTTTGGTTACCAATGGTAA